One region of Armigeres subalbatus isolate Guangzhou_Male chromosome 3, GZ_Asu_2, whole genome shotgun sequence genomic DNA includes:
- the LOC134222870 gene encoding uncharacterized protein LOC134222870, which translates to MLVQELWRTGCGWDEEIDDSAMQKWNRWVGLLPQVAASRIPRCYIGDCYSSEVDSLQLHIFMDASEHAYGCVAYFRAVANGQAKITLITSRSNVSPLKRQSIPHMELMAAVLGSRLLRTVQSHHSLPIHKYFLWSDSRTVLSWIRSDQLKYKQFVAFRIGEIQENTNISDWRWVPSKMNIADVLTKWGQGPPLQSNSPWFIGPYFLLQSEDEWPLGQFPAVDISEEMRAQVLHHDVSNIGSIINANSTNRFVRLLRSTANVVRFIANCRRKLAGNPIVVSKATPGQECLLETKLKSIQQPLQQNELHAAELILWKQVQRDGFTEEIRTLQRNQICEGSPGRITKSSLIYKMNPVLDTEGILRVGGRLQQAEFVSFDMKHPVILPKDRAITNMLILQYHEKFGHANRETVCNELRQRFYIPKVRQAIRQAVNKCMWCRVNRCKPLTPMMAPLPVQRVSPQLRPFSSVGVDYLGPI; encoded by the coding sequence ATGCTGGTCCAAGAATTGTGGCGAACGGGATGCGGATGGGACGAAGAAATAGACGACAGTGCGATGCAGAAATGGAACCGTTGGGTAGGCCTGTTGCCGCAAGTAGCCGCCTCCCGAATTCCCCGCTGCTACATCGGCGATTGCTACTCATCAGAAGTTGATTCACTTCAGCTGCACATCTTCATGGACGCAAGTGAGCACGCATATGGTTGTGTTGCCTACTTCAGAGCGGTCGCAAATGGTCAGGCCAAGATTACTCTGATAACCTCTCGTTCGAATGTATCGCCTTTGAAACGACAATCGATTCCGCACATGGAACTGATGGCGGCAGTTCTGGGATCACGACTGTTGCGCACGGTACAATCACATCACTCCCTCCCGATACACAAATACTTTCTATGGTCGGATTCTCGAACGGTTCTCAGCTGGATTCGTTCAGACCAGTTGAAATACAAGCAGTTCGTGGCCTTTCGCATCGGGGAAATTCAGGAGAACACCAATATCTCCGATTGGCGCTGGGTCCCGTCAAAAATGAACATCGCTGACGTTCTTACAAAATGGGGGCAAGGACCTCCACTGCAATCCAACAGCCCATGGTTCATTGGTCCATATTTTCTGCTGCAGTCCGAAGATGAGTGGCCACTGGGACAGTTTCCGGCAGTTGATATAAGTGAAGAAATGAGGGCTCAGGTCTTACATCACGACGTCTCTAACATCGGATCAATCATCAATGCTAATTCAACGAATCGTTTTGTTCGTCTTCTCCGAAGTACAGCCAACGTAGTTCGGTTTATTGCAAACTGTCGACGAAAACTAGCAGGAAATCCGATTGTTGTTTCCAAAGCTACTCCGGGTCAAGAATGCTTGTTAGAAACGAAATTAAAATCTATTCAACAACCTCTTCAGCAAAACGAGTTACACGCTGCGGAGTTGATATTGTGGAAACAGGTTCAACGTGATGGATTTACGGAAGAGATAAGGACcttacaaagaaatcaaatatgTGAAGGTTCTCCGGGTCGAATAACAAAATCGAGCTTGATTTACAAAATGAATCCTGTTCTGGATACCGAAGGCATTCTACGGGTCGGAGGCAGACTACAGCAGGCTGAATTCGTTTCATTTGATATGAAACACCCAGTTATTCTTCCGAAAGACCGTGCTATAACCAACATGCTAATCCTGCAGTACCACGAAAAATTTGGTCATGCGAATCGAGAGACCGTGTGCAATGAACTGCGTCAGCGGTTCTACATCCCGAAAGTTCGACAAGCGATTCGACAGGCTGTAAATAAATGCATGTGGTGTCGTGTCAACAGATGTAAGCCACTAACTCCCATGATGGCGCCACTGCCAGTGCAACGAGTATCTCCACAACTTCGTCCGTTTAGCTC